The sequence below is a genomic window from Methylophilus sp. DW102.
GAATGTAAGCGCACCCAGCAACGGCGCATGGACTTCGGTGATTTTGCCGGGACCGATCAGGTTGGAACAAACCAGCACAACCGCAAATGCGGCCATAATGAGGTCGTAATAACGGTATTGTTTTTTCATGCTTGCACTCCCTGACGCACATCCAGCTTGTCCCGCAAGACATCCCCCCCCAAGTTAATTGCCAGGATCAGGCTCATCATGCACAGGCCTACGGTCAACACATAATGGGGGGCGACCAGCATAAAGCGCACCGCATCACGCAACATGGCACCCCAGGAGGCTTCCGGGGCCTGAATCCCCAGGCCAAGAAAGGACAGCGAAGCTTCGGCAATCATGACACTGGCCATGCTGTAGGCAGCCTCAACCATTAAAATCGACAGCAATAGCGGCAAGATGTGGCGCAACATGATACGCCATGCGCCAGCACCTAATGACTCAGCCGCCAGCACATGCAGGCGCTGGCGTAGTGCCAGAGCTTGCCCGCGCGATAGTCTGGCGTAGGTCACCCAGCCGGTCAGACACAAGGCCAGGATCAGGTTATTGAGACCCGCACCCAGCACGGCGGCAAACGCAATCGCCAGCAAGATCCCGGGAAACGCCAGAAAAATACTGGTGATTTGCATGAGTACGTCATCCAGCCTGCCGCCATGATACCCGGCCAGCAAGCCTATCGTCAGTCCTATCGCCATGGTCATGGTCGTCACGATCACCGTCACCATGAATGACACTTCTACGCCATGTAATACGCGCGCCAGAATGTCACGGCCCAGATCATCAGTCCCCAGCCAGTGTTGTGCACTTGGCCATTGTAAAATCGCATCCAGATCAATCTGGTTGGGGTTCATCTCGACCAGGCGACCAAGTAGTACCGCCAGCAGCCAAAACGCCAGGGTCAGCAGCGAAAAGGTCTTCATGCCTGACCTCGCGTGCGAGGATCCAGCCATCGATAGGCCAAATCTGTGCCCTGGTTAATCAGTACATAGCTCAAGGCAATCACCAGCACACAGGCTTGCGTCACCGGGTAGTCGCGTTTTTCTATGCTATCCACCAGCAGGCGGCCGACGCCATTCCAGCCAAAAATGGTTTCTGTGATCACCGCCCCGGCCAGCAAACTGCCCATTTGCAGACCAACAATGGTCACCAGCGGCAACAAGGCCGCCCGCAGGGCATGTTTAAGGATCACTTGTTGCTCACTTAAGCCTTTGGCGCGCGCCGTGCGGATATAGTCTTCATGCAAGACCTCGAGCAAGCTGGTGCGTGTCATGCGCGTGAGAATGGCACTTAAGCCCAAGCCCAGAGTCAGCGCGGGCAACACTACACTTGCCGCGCTTTCCATCCCGCTCACGGGCAACCAGCCCAGCCAGACGGCAAACACCAGCATGAGTAACGGTCCTAGCCAAAATGCCGGCATGGCCGCGACACGGATACTGAACAAGGTGATCATCATGTCTTGCCAATGTCCTGCCTTGAGTGCAGACCAAACGCCCAGCGGAACACCAATGCTGATGCCTATGCACAAGGCCGACACCGCCAATAGCATGGTCGCTGGATAGGTTTGCAGCAACAAGGTTGAAATATCGGTATGCGTGTGTATGGAGACACCAAAGTCACCGTGCAAGAGATGGGCGGTATATTGCAAAAACTGCTGCCGCATTGGCTGATTCAGGCCGAGTTCTGCTTTGAGTGCCTCGCGGTCGGCCACACTGGCAGACTCGCCCAGCATGACATCCACCGGATCGCCCGGCACCAGATGTAGTAGCAGGAATGTCAGGCAGAGCACCCCGAGTACCACAGGCAGCAATGTCAATAAACGCTTAATCATCCGCCTCGTGCAGATGGACTGGGGTACCCACAGGCACCAGATCAAATAACTCAATCAGGTCAGTATTACGCATGCGTACACAGCCGTGCGAACCGGGCTTGCCGAGCTCGGTGCTGTCAGGCGTGCCATGAATGTAAATATACCGCTGCATGGTGTCTACTTCTCCGAGGCGGTTTTTACCTGGCTCGGTACCACTGAGCCATAAAATGCGGGTCAGAATCCAGTCACGTTCAGGAAACGCCTGTTTCAAGGCTGGTGTAAAAATCTCTCCCGTGGGCCGGCGGCCAACGAATACGGTGTTTTCCGGCGCGCCCTCGCCAATTTTGGCGCGAACAATATGGGTACCTAGCGGTGTACAACCGCTGTTTTTGACACAGCCTACCCCATTCGCCGCCGTTGACACTGCGTACTGTTTGCGCGGCTGGCCCTGATCATCAAACAAGGTCAGCGTTTGCGCCGGAATTGAAATATCAATATGCATAGTTATTATTCTAAGCCATTTAATCGCAATTGCATGGCCGTTGACCGCAGATTTGCAAGTCGAGCGTCTGGGGCAATATAAATTGCATTACAATCGTTGCACCAATGCTTTTAAACTCTACCCTCTATCGCAACCCCTCAATCGTACAGGTGCGCCATGCAACATCATGAAAAACATTTTTTACAGCGCAGTGGCTGGTTACGTGCAGCCGTATTAGGCGCCAATGATGGCATTATCTCTACCGCCAGTTTGCTGATGGGCGTGGCAGCAGCAGGGACTGCGCAACAGGCATTAATGATGACGGGCATTGCCGGGCTGGTCGCGGGGGCGCTATCCATGGCTGCGGGCGAATATGTCTCGGTGAGCTCGCAAACCGATATTGAACAGGCCGACCTAGCGCGTGAGGCGCAAGAGCTCACACAAAACCCTGAAAGCGAGTTACGCGAACTCACTGGCATTTATATCCAGCGCGGTTTGTCGCCTGCGCTGGCAAAACAGGTCGCCCAGGAGCTGTCACAACATGATTCTTTAGGGGCACATGCGCGTGACGAATTAGGCTTGCATGACATCAACCAGGCTAAACCACTGCAAGCCGCATTTGCCTCCGCATTAGCCTTTTCTAGCGGGGCGCTATTGCCATTGCTGACCACGCTGATCGCCCCGCATGCACAAGTGCAGTCGTGGCTGATGTTCAGCAACTTGCCATTTTTGGCCTTGCTAGGCATGGTGGCCGCACGTACTGGCGGGGCCAGTGTCAGCAAAAGCGTCATCCGCGTGGTGATCTGGGGCGCGCTGGCGATGGTCGCCACGGCGCTGATTGGCCACTGGTTTGGTGTTCAGGCCCCGGTTTAAGCAAGCTTAATGTGGCGCAGCGTGAAAAGCCACTTTGGTCAACCCATCCCAATTGCCATCCGGCGCCGGGGTATAGCGTTTAATTGATCCTCGATAGGCGGCAAACTGACCTTCATACCAGAGTGGAATCACGGGCAACTGCTGGTGGACACGTTGCGTGACGGCAGGCCAGTCTTCTTTCTCCAGCAAGGCATCCAGTTGGGCATCCTGATACCGCCCTCGGTTAAAGCCTGTGGGCGGAATACTCTTGGAACCAAAGACTTTGCCGTAGATTTCCGGGGTTTTAATGCCCACCCAGGTTAAGCCGTAAAGTTGAAAATTGCCTTTTTGCACATCGGCAAAAAAAGTGCCCCAATCCAGGCTCTTGATTTGCAAGTCTATGCCTGCGGCTTGCATCTGTGCCTGCAAAATCGTCGCCAGCCGCACCCGTTGCGGGTCTGTGCTGGTTTTATAGATCAGCGTCAACGGCAGCTTGACCCCGGCAGCTGCTAATAACTCCCTGGCGCGAGCAGGATCGTAATGATATGGCTGCAATTGCGCATTGCCCGCATAATGCTCGGGCGGCAGGATAGCACTGGCTTGCCGACTTTGACTGACCATGACTTTATCGATGATGGCCTGAGGATCAATCGCATACGCAATCGCTTGCCGCACGCGCGCATCCTTTAAAAAAGCTGCCTGGGCATTAATGCCCAGATAAGAGTAATTGGCACCCACCCCGGTATTCACCGTGATATTCGCTTGTGTTTGCAGATACTTGACCAGCTCAGGCGGTAAATCGCCCTGAATCAAATCGGCCTCACCACGCTTGAGCTTGAGCACGCGCACATTCGGGTCTTTGACTTCTTCAAAGCGCACCTTGAGTCCATCTCCCAATCGCTCCAGCACCAGCGCAGATGACCAGCCATCGAACTTGAACGGCCCACTGCCCACTGGCGCATGGCTAAAGTCATGCGCAGCCGCAATTAATCGTGCGGGGAGGATGCCGACAATCATACGCGCCGCAAAATGGGGATCAGCATGCGCCAACGTAAAGTCTATGGTCTTAGCATCCGGGGTGCTAATGTTGCGAATATGCCTGAATTCGGCAGTATGGGGCGAGTCTTTGAGTGTGAGCAGGCTATCGTACGTCGCTTTCACATCGGTAGCCGTCAAGGGCTGGCCATCATGAAATACTGGGGCCCGCAGCAAGTGAAAACGGTAATGCAGGGCATCCAGTTGCTGCCACGAAGCCAACCCGGCGACCTCGTGTGAAGCCGCATCAAACTCGACCAGACGCTGATAAACCAGGCGATTGACCCGCTCTGAAGCCGCATCGGTGGCATAGCGCGGATCCAGATTGAGTGGCGCCTGCGCCACTGCAAACACCAGTGTATTCGGTGCATTGGAGGAATGACAGCTGGCCACCCCTACCCCTAAACAGATCAACGCCAAAAGGTGCGCCAGCTTGAGCCAGCGCAGAGGAACAGCTAGCACATCAATCCTTCTCAAACACAGCAATCGATTCAACGTGCGCCGTATGCGGAAACATATTCATCACCCCGGCCGCCTCTAAGCGGTAACCCTTGACCTGAGTCAGAATGGCAGCGTCGCGTGCCAGCGTGGAAGGGTTACAAGAGACATAAACAATGCGCGAGGGCGCGTGACTGTCATTCGGATCCTCAGCCTCGGGCAATGCCTTGATCAGTTCAATCGCACCATCACGCGGTGGATCAATCAGCCATTTGTCAAACGCGCCCAAGGCCAATAATGACTCAGGCGTCATATCAAACAGATCAGACTCGGCAAACTCGACATTGGTCACGCCATTGAGGCCTGCGTTTTCAATCGCCCGCTTCACCAGCGCCTGCGCACCTTCCACCCCATATACCGTGGCGCCACTGCGCGCAATCGGCAAGGTAAAATTACCGAGCCCACAGAAAAAATCGGCGATACGCTCACCCGCCTGCGGCTGCAACAACTGCATGGCACGACGGATCATGACGCGGTTGATGGCAGGGTTGACCTGCGTAAACTCC
It includes:
- a CDS encoding VIT family protein, translated to MQHHEKHFLQRSGWLRAAVLGANDGIISTASLLMGVAAAGTAQQALMMTGIAGLVAGALSMAAGEYVSVSSQTDIEQADLAREAQELTQNPESELRELTGIYIQRGLSPALAKQVAQELSQHDSLGAHARDELGLHDINQAKPLQAAFASALAFSSGALLPLLTTLIAPHAQVQSWLMFSNLPFLALLGMVAARTGGASVSKSVIRVVIWGALAMVATALIGHWFGVQAPV
- the nikB gene encoding nickel ABC transporter permease; amino-acid sequence: MIKRLLTLLPVVLGVLCLTFLLLHLVPGDPVDVMLGESASVADREALKAELGLNQPMRQQFLQYTAHLLHGDFGVSIHTHTDISTLLLQTYPATMLLAVSALCIGISIGVPLGVWSALKAGHWQDMMITLFSIRVAAMPAFWLGPLLMLVFAVWLGWLPVSGMESAASVVLPALTLGLGLSAILTRMTRTSLLEVLHEDYIRTARAKGLSEQQVILKHALRAALLPLVTIVGLQMGSLLAGAVITETIFGWNGVGRLLVDSIEKRDYPVTQACVLVIALSYVLINQGTDLAYRWLDPRTRGQA
- a CDS encoding L,D-transpeptidase, translating into MHIDISIPAQTLTLFDDQGQPRKQYAVSTAANGVGCVKNSGCTPLGTHIVRAKIGEGAPENTVFVGRRPTGEIFTPALKQAFPERDWILTRILWLSGTEPGKNRLGEVDTMQRYIYIHGTPDSTELGKPGSHGCVRMRNTDLIELFDLVPVGTPVHLHEADD
- a CDS encoding ABC transporter permease gives rise to the protein MKTFSLLTLAFWLLAVLLGRLVEMNPNQIDLDAILQWPSAQHWLGTDDLGRDILARVLHGVEVSFMVTVIVTTMTMAIGLTIGLLAGYHGGRLDDVLMQITSIFLAFPGILLAIAFAAVLGAGLNNLILALCLTGWVTYARLSRGQALALRQRLHVLAAESLGAGAWRIMLRHILPLLLSILMVEAAYSMASVMIAEASLSFLGLGIQAPEASWGAMLRDAVRFMLVAPHYVLTVGLCMMSLILAINLGGDVLRDKLDVRQGVQA
- a CDS encoding ABC transporter substrate-binding protein, producing the protein MASCHSSNAPNTLVFAVAQAPLNLDPRYATDAASERVNRLVYQRLVEFDAASHEVAGLASWQQLDALHYRFHLLRAPVFHDGQPLTATDVKATYDSLLTLKDSPHTAEFRHIRNISTPDAKTIDFTLAHADPHFAARMIVGILPARLIAAAHDFSHAPVGSGPFKFDGWSSALVLERLGDGLKVRFEEVKDPNVRVLKLKRGEADLIQGDLPPELVKYLQTQANITVNTGVGANYSYLGINAQAAFLKDARVRQAIAYAIDPQAIIDKVMVSQSRQASAILPPEHYAGNAQLQPYHYDPARARELLAAAGVKLPLTLIYKTSTDPQRVRLATILQAQMQAAGIDLQIKSLDWGTFFADVQKGNFQLYGLTWVGIKTPEIYGKVFGSKSIPPTGFNRGRYQDAQLDALLEKEDWPAVTQRVHQQLPVIPLWYEGQFAAYRGSIKRYTPAPDGNWDGLTKVAFHAAPH